One window of the Erythrolamprus reginae isolate rEryReg1 unplaced genomic scaffold, rEryReg1.hap1 scaffold_149, whole genome shotgun sequence genome contains the following:
- the LOC139155945 gene encoding uncharacterized protein, which produces MATGTGALLGLLLAFLLGSSGTSAEARNSECFAPWQVRGGGVEGPGLPRAKPLPAPGPCSEDAAALGLVATPGPVPLSARAPEPQSPRTFSHGSFQIPEANGATTCQLLHLLGSLARPPPASSPSPFVRLGQQGIQDGAAQRLFGLAISFSFTGSAAQQAVAILVGQCFMDAEGREELQATWMQCEAVESMKEDWGTTSPLAESPGWTFLLREELRSKERRGKRSRGLPGRRSSQAKRLPPLHHKPRSPAAESPSVALRPPLDAKLPQGGAGSVEWRPRLRPLEPRPTASRASCVRRASMEAEPTEAAASLPPAVSWQAAAAEEAEDEAAPSSTSPTAREVEEELILPASTSPGSGEETVPPTSSSLEGEAEDDRPEASSSEWPEPRSASPSEPSSAPPDSSPFTFSSSSPLSWKAPSDGLQRRLDEAEGRAEQPERAIVKRKSPPAKKAAPKYTVRTITPAEKEELVSVAKAMHRERFARNVKELFHLEKEAALKSPRGAAARPLPAARGVGKGGRQLHGACSGPSGAL; this is translated from the exons GCTTCTGGGGCTCCTCCTGGCTTTCCTGCTCGGCTCCTCGGGCACCTCCGCCGAAGCCCGGAACTCGGAGTGCTTCGCCCCGTGGCAGGTAAGAGGCGGGGGGGTGGAGGGTCCCGGCCTCCCCCGTGCAAAGCCCCTGCCCGCTCCCGGGCCCTGCTCAGAGGACGCCGCTGCCTTGGGGTTGGTGGCCACCCCGGGTCCCGTCCCGCTCAGCGCCAGAGCCCCGGAGCCTCAGAGCCCCCGAACCTTCTCCCACGGGAGTTTTCAAATACCTGAAGCAAATGGGGCCACCACCTGCCAGCTTCTCCACCTGTTGGGCAGCCTGGCTCGGCCACCACctgcttcctccccctccccttttgtgCGTCTTGGCCAGCAA GGCATCCAGGACGGGGCGGCCCAGCGTCTCTTCGGCCTGGCCATCAGCTTCAGCTTCACCGGCAGCGCCGCCCAGC AGGCCGTGGCCATCCTAGTGGGCCAGTGCTTCATGGAcgcggaagggagggaggagctgcaggccACCTGGATGCAGTGTGAGGCCGTGGAGTCCATGAAAGAGGATTGGGGGACAACCAG ccccctcgctgagagcccggggtgGACGTTCctgctgcgggaggagctgcgctcCAAG GAGCGCCGGGGAAAGCGCTCGCGGGGCCTGCCGGGCCGGCGGTCGTCTCAGGCGAAGCGGCTCCCGCCTTTGCACCACAAGCCGCGCAGCCCAGCGGCAGAAAGCCCGTCGGTGGCTCTGCGCCCTCCGCTGGACGCAAAGCTGCCCCAGGGAGGAGCGGGTTCCGTCGAGTGGCGGCCCAGGCTCCGTCCCCTCGAGCCCCGCCCCACCGCCTCCCGCGCTTCTTGTGTCCGCAGAGCCAGCATGGAAGCGGAACCCACGGAAGCGGCGGCCTCGCTGCCCCCGGCGGTGTCCTGGCAGGCGGCCGCGGCGGAGGAGGCGGAGGACGaggcggctcccagcagcacgtCGCCCACGGCtcgggaggtggaggaagagctGATCCTGCCCGCCTCCACCTCCCCGGGGAGCGGCGAGGAGACGGTCCCGCCGACGTCCAGCTCCTTGGAGGGGGAGGCGGAGGACGACCGCCCGGAAGCCTCCTCGTCCGAGTGGCCGGAGCCGCGGAGCGCCAGCCCCAGCGAGCCCTCCTCCGCGCCGCCCGACAGCTCCCCGTTCACCTTCTCCTCGTCCTCGCCGCTCTCCTGGAAGGCGCCCTCCGACGGGCTGCAGCGGCGCCTGGACGAGGCGGAAGGCCGCGCGGAGCAGCCCGAACGCGCGATAGTCAAGAGGAAAAGCCCGCCGGCCAAGAAGGCCGCGCCAA AGTACACGGTGAGGACCATCACGCCGGCCGAGAAGGAGGAGCTGGTGTCGGTGGCCAAGGCCATGCACCGCGAGAGGTTCGCCAGGAACGTCAAGGAGCTCTTCCACCTGGAGAAGGAGGCGGCCCTCAAGTCCCCCCGTGGAGCTGCCGCCCGGCCCCTCCCTGCCGCCAGGGGTGTGGGGAAAGGCGGGCGGCAGCTCCACGGGGCGTGTAGTGGCCCAAGCGGGGCTTTATAA
- the LOC139155943 gene encoding avidin-related protein 1-like: MATGTGALLGLLLAFLLGSSGTSAEARNSERFAPWQCVLRGNWTNDLNSTMQINGVNKAGVFSGRYLTAVSDTPGCILPSPLQGFQQLTDQLLFGFTVNWTFSASTTVFVGQCFVDGDGRQLLKTSWLERAAVQSMQGDWRATRVGTNTFHRTN, encoded by the exons ATGGCGACAGGCACCGGGGCGCTTCTGGGGCTCCTCCTGGCTTTCCTGCTCGGCTCTTCGGGCACCTCCGCCGAAGCCCGGAACTCGGAGCGCTTCGCCCCGTGGCAG TGCGTCCTGAGGGGCAACTGGACGAATGACCTCAACTCCACCATGCAGATCAACGGCGTCAATAAGGCGGGGGTGTTCAGCGGCAGGTACCTAACGGCCGTCTCGGACACTCCCGGATGCATCCTGCCATCCCCGCTGCAGGGCTTCCAGCAACTGACGGACCAGCTCCTCTTTGGCTTCACCGTCAACTGGACCTTCTCTG CCTCCACCACCGTCTTTGTGGGTCAgtgttttgtggatggggacggaaggcagctgctgaaGACCTCCTGGCTGGAACGTGCGGCCGTGCAGTCCATGCAAGGGGATTGGAGGGCAACCAG GGTTGGCACAAACACTTTCCACCGCACCAACTGA